A region of Rhodoferax potami DNA encodes the following proteins:
- a CDS encoding ferredoxin reductase family protein: protein MQKIKYVLWGLLLGLTAWWLWADPLLSTPLGFFAVRNSLVNYTGLLGMAMMSVGMVLAVRPVWFEPYLGGLDKMYRLHKWLGIGGLVVSILHWLCSNAPKWLIGSGLMAQPTSGRPPRVEQTVELFKLFQSWRGLAEGVGEWAFYATVLMIALALIKRFPYKWFFQTHRVLAVTYLVLVFHAVVLMNFSYWAQGLAPFMAVLMLAGAVSAVVVLFRKVGEHRKVAGVIETVERFDALQVLYVALRLDGRWPGHQAGQFAFVNFDAKEGAHPFTISSAWQGDGHITFLIKELGDYTRTLPDYLAVGHAAEIEGPYGQFTFQGPKRRQIWVGAGIGITPFVARMKTLAGAPDGKQIDLFHSTTVLDPRAIDKMEDDAASAGVRLHVLHDARDGRLDAARLCAAVPDWREADVWFCGPPAFGRALKAALVAQGLPTADFHQELFEMR from the coding sequence ATGCAAAAAATCAAGTACGTGTTGTGGGGTTTGCTGCTGGGGCTGACCGCGTGGTGGCTGTGGGCAGACCCGCTGCTGAGCACCCCGCTAGGCTTTTTTGCGGTGCGCAATTCGCTGGTCAATTACACCGGCTTGCTGGGCATGGCCATGATGAGTGTGGGCATGGTGCTGGCGGTGCGACCGGTGTGGTTTGAGCCTTACCTGGGCGGGCTGGACAAGATGTACCGCCTGCACAAATGGCTGGGTATTGGCGGCTTGGTGGTGTCCATCTTGCACTGGTTATGCTCCAACGCACCGAAGTGGTTGATCGGGTCCGGGCTCATGGCGCAGCCCACTAGTGGGCGCCCGCCACGGGTGGAGCAAACCGTGGAGCTTTTTAAACTCTTTCAGAGCTGGCGCGGTCTGGCGGAAGGCGTGGGCGAGTGGGCCTTTTATGCGACGGTGCTGATGATTGCCTTGGCCCTTATCAAACGTTTCCCTTACAAGTGGTTTTTCCAAACCCACCGGGTGTTGGCTGTCACCTACCTGGTGCTGGTGTTCCATGCGGTGGTGCTGATGAACTTCAGTTATTGGGCGCAGGGCCTGGCGCCGTTCATGGCCGTCCTCATGCTGGCGGGTGCGGTGTCGGCGGTGGTGGTGCTGTTCCGCAAAGTGGGTGAGCACCGCAAGGTGGCGGGGGTGATTGAGACGGTGGAGCGTTTTGATGCGTTGCAAGTGCTCTACGTGGCGCTGCGCTTGGACGGGCGCTGGCCCGGTCACCAAGCGGGGCAGTTTGCGTTTGTGAATTTTGATGCCAAAGAGGGCGCTCACCCCTTCACCATCAGCTCCGCGTGGCAGGGCGATGGACACATCACCTTCCTCATCAAAGAGCTGGGCGACTACACCCGCACTTTGCCGGATTATCTGGCGGTGGGGCATGCCGCAGAAATCGAAGGCCCCTACGGTCAGTTCACCTTCCAGGGCCCCAAGCGGCGCCAGATTTGGGTGGGGGCGGGCATTGGCATTACCCCGTTTGTGGCCCGCATGAAAACGCTGGCCGGTGCCCCGGACGGCAAGCAGATCGACCTGTTTCACTCCACTACCGTGCTGGACCCGCGCGCCATCGACAAGATGGAGGATGACGCAGCCTCCGCCGGCGTGCGCTTGCATGTGCTGCACGACGCGCGCGACGGCCGGCTTGACGCTGCACGCCTGTGTGCAGCCGTGCCCGACTGGCGTGAGGCCGATGTCTGGTTCTGTGGCCCGCCCGCCTTTGGCCGGGCCCTGAAAGCAGCGCTGGTGGCACAGGGATTGCCGACTGCGGACTTTCACCAGGAACTGTTCGAGATGCGGTGA
- a CDS encoding response regulator — MPAPLMNPADTLPDTARLDGTLDRANSDVVLIVDDVPDNLAVLHDALDESGYTVLIATSGEAALMRAIQALPDVILLDAMMPGMDGFEVARRLKAAPQTTHIPIIFMTGLTETEYLVAALESGGVDYVTKPIKPKEVLARMGVHLAGARERRQTRNALDAFGYATITVRAADGCLMWQTPLARELLERYCGTQAPITPPEVLAWLQACLQTVARGDEPAKLSLERGPKRLTFRLHQQIGDSDAGGDWLIVMREVSDTAVIEAMSLSFKLTAKEAEVLYWVVKGKTNKDIGDILGSSPMTVKKHLERVFVKLGVETRTAAAGMAMSRIRQLHPQFEG; from the coding sequence ATGCCTGCTCCGCTGATGAACCCCGCTGACACCCTGCCGGATACAGCCCGCCTGGACGGCACGCTGGACCGTGCCAACAGCGATGTGGTCCTTATCGTGGACGATGTGCCTGACAATTTGGCCGTTTTGCACGATGCTCTTGACGAGTCGGGCTACACGGTCTTGATTGCCACCTCCGGTGAGGCTGCCCTGATGCGCGCCATACAGGCACTGCCCGACGTGATTTTGCTGGACGCCATGATGCCCGGCATGGATGGTTTTGAGGTGGCACGCCGGCTCAAGGCGGCGCCGCAAACCACGCATATCCCCATCATCTTTATGACTGGCCTCACCGAGACCGAATACTTGGTGGCTGCGTTGGAGAGTGGCGGGGTGGACTATGTGACCAAGCCGATCAAGCCCAAAGAGGTGCTGGCCCGTATGGGGGTGCATCTGGCCGGCGCGCGCGAGCGACGCCAGACCCGCAATGCGCTCGATGCCTTCGGCTACGCCACCATTACCGTGCGTGCCGCGGATGGCTGCCTGATGTGGCAAACGCCGTTGGCGCGCGAGCTGCTGGAGCGCTACTGTGGCACTCAGGCCCCGATCACACCGCCCGAAGTGCTGGCCTGGTTGCAGGCCTGCCTGCAAACTGTGGCCCGGGGTGACGAGCCGGCCAAGCTGAGTCTGGAGCGCGGTCCCAAGCGGCTGACTTTTCGTCTGCATCAGCAGATCGGCGATAGCGATGCCGGCGGCGACTGGCTCATCGTGATGCGGGAGGTGTCTGACACCGCGGTGATCGAGGCCATGAGCCTGTCTTTCAAGCTCACCGCCAAAGAGGCGGAGGTCTTGTACTGGGTGGTCAAAGGCAAAACCAACAAAGACATTGGCGACATTTTGGGCAGCAGCCCGATGACCGTCAAAAAGCACCTCGAGCGCGTGTTCGTGAAGCTCGGTGTGGAAACCCGCACCGCCGCTGCAGGCATGGCCATGAGCCGCATCCGGCAGCTGCATCCCCAGTTCGAGGGCTAA
- a CDS encoding hybrid sensor histidine kinase/response regulator codes for MPAVPIDLPPPPPPEAPAQRVVKIRRDYNNWVASETMEDYALRFTPQRFRKWSEWRVANTAFGAASFLILEAVGATLLVQYGFVNAFWAILMTGLVIFLAGLPISVYAARYGVDMDLLTRGAGFGYIGSTLTSLIYASFTFIFFALEAAVMAYALELALDIPPTWGYLICAVVVIPLVTHGVSAISRLQIWTQPLWLIMLIVPFGFVLVRDPQAFAGITHYAGEKGPAGGFDLHLFGAALTVGIALMTQMGEQADYLRFMPQRTAANRVSWWAGVLVGGPGWVVLGVVKMLGGAFLAYLAIRASVPTDRAVDPNQMYLAAYEYVFPTLGWAVAATAVFVVISQLKINVTNAYAGSLAWSNFFSRLTHSHPGRVVWVLFNSVIAFMLMEMNVFQALGQVLGLYSNIAIAWIMAVVADLVINKPLGLSPKGIEFKRAHLYDINPVGVGAMAMASLLSILAYLGLFGELAKAFSAVVALVTAMVTSPLIAWWTKGKYYLARASDGSLDGNALCSVSPACCAGSSVTSAKRIGTQTPAPGWTPQVQRCVICEREYEGPDMAHCPAYQGAICSLCCTLDARCGDMCKPHANLATQWSATLRWLLPRRVWPFLDTGLGHFLLLMLVILPILATVFAMFYQQEMGNLAVWAEHRDSVAVALRAGFSKTFAALLLMSCIVAWWLVLAHKSRQVAQEESNRQSHLLLQEIESHRQTDIALQEAKRVAEQARLAAEAANQAKSRYISAISHELRTPLNSILGYAQLMGEDAAIPPHRKQAVSVIKRGGEHLLSLIEGTLDMAHIESGKLTLNVKPMQFANGMAELAGMFELQAAGKGLQFHFEVVGNVPEWVRADEKRLRQICINLLGNAIKFTAAGSVRLVLRYAREMAHIEIHDTGPGMRTEELDRIFEPFTRGSTAASGVAVASGGSGLGLTIAKMLTDLMGGELTASSVPGQGSVFKVRLFLPELHMPASATRPAARASKTRLAYAGARRKVLVVDNEEADRELLVSLLQPLGFDVRTAASGHDGLDLMAAGLQPDVVLLDLAMPGIDGWETLRRIRSNPALGGSQPQVAIVSANAFDRGLDNGLGLPPEDFIVKPVRHSELLDWLERRLELVWIDKPAPAAATAVMDVPVAVAAVVSTPALPAEAARALLEVAQLGYYRGVMNLLQSLQTRYPASATFLQQQEALARQYQFEMMSDQLQKVLDACSADEPR; via the coding sequence CTGCCAGCTGTGCCCATCGACCTCCCACCCCCACCGCCGCCCGAAGCGCCCGCCCAGCGGGTGGTCAAAATTCGCCGCGACTACAACAACTGGGTGGCCAGCGAGACCATGGAGGATTACGCCCTGCGCTTCACACCGCAGCGCTTTCGCAAGTGGTCGGAGTGGCGGGTTGCCAACACGGCCTTCGGTGCGGCCTCTTTTCTGATTCTTGAAGCGGTGGGCGCCACCCTCTTGGTGCAATACGGCTTTGTGAACGCCTTCTGGGCGATTCTGATGACGGGGCTGGTGATTTTTCTGGCCGGCTTGCCTATCAGCGTGTACGCCGCACGCTACGGGGTGGACATGGATTTGCTGACCCGCGGCGCGGGCTTTGGCTACATCGGTTCCACGCTCACTTCGTTGATCTACGCCTCGTTTACCTTTATCTTCTTCGCGCTGGAGGCGGCCGTCATGGCCTATGCGCTGGAGCTGGCCCTGGACATACCGCCCACCTGGGGCTACCTGATTTGTGCGGTGGTAGTGATTCCGCTGGTTACCCACGGGGTGTCCGCCATCAGCCGGCTGCAAATCTGGACGCAGCCTCTGTGGCTGATCATGCTGATCGTGCCGTTCGGCTTTGTTTTGGTGCGCGACCCACAGGCTTTTGCGGGCATCACGCACTACGCTGGTGAGAAAGGCCCGGCTGGCGGCTTTGACTTGCACCTGTTTGGTGCCGCGCTCACGGTGGGCATCGCCCTTATGACCCAGATGGGCGAGCAGGCCGACTACCTGCGTTTCATGCCCCAGCGCACCGCAGCCAACCGGGTCTCCTGGTGGGCTGGTGTGTTGGTAGGCGGGCCGGGCTGGGTGGTGCTCGGCGTGGTCAAAATGCTGGGCGGGGCTTTTTTGGCTTACCTGGCCATTCGAGCAAGTGTCCCGACCGATCGTGCGGTAGACCCGAACCAGATGTACCTCGCGGCCTACGAATACGTCTTCCCGACCTTGGGCTGGGCGGTCGCGGCGACGGCGGTGTTCGTGGTGATCTCACAGCTCAAAATCAATGTCACCAACGCTTATGCCGGCTCGTTGGCGTGGAGCAACTTCTTCTCCCGCCTCACGCACAGCCACCCCGGGCGGGTGGTGTGGGTGCTGTTCAACAGTGTGATCGCGTTCATGCTGATGGAGATGAATGTGTTCCAGGCGCTGGGCCAGGTGCTGGGCCTGTATTCCAACATCGCCATCGCCTGGATCATGGCCGTGGTAGCAGACCTGGTGATCAACAAGCCCCTTGGCCTCTCGCCCAAAGGCATTGAGTTCAAGCGAGCGCATCTGTACGACATCAACCCCGTGGGCGTGGGCGCCATGGCCATGGCGTCTTTGCTGTCCATTTTGGCTTACCTGGGCCTTTTCGGGGAACTGGCCAAGGCGTTTTCGGCGGTAGTGGCATTGGTCACGGCCATGGTGACTTCGCCCTTGATTGCGTGGTGGACCAAAGGCAAGTACTACCTTGCGCGCGCAAGCGACGGAAGTTTGGATGGCAACGCGCTTTGCTCTGTGTCCCCCGCCTGCTGCGCAGGCTCCTCCGTGACCTCCGCAAAACGCATTGGCACCCAAACTCCAGCGCCCGGATGGACACCCCAAGTGCAGCGTTGCGTCATTTGCGAGCGTGAGTATGAAGGCCCCGACATGGCCCATTGCCCTGCCTATCAGGGCGCGATTTGCTCGCTCTGCTGCACGCTGGATGCGCGCTGTGGCGATATGTGCAAACCACACGCCAACTTGGCGACCCAGTGGTCTGCGACTTTGCGCTGGCTGTTGCCGCGCCGTGTGTGGCCTTTTCTGGATACAGGGCTCGGGCACTTTTTGTTGTTGATGCTAGTGATCTTGCCGATCTTGGCCACTGTGTTTGCCATGTTCTACCAGCAAGAGATGGGCAACCTCGCGGTCTGGGCTGAGCACCGCGACAGCGTGGCAGTCGCGCTGCGCGCGGGTTTCAGCAAAACCTTTGCGGCGCTTTTGTTGATGTCGTGCATCGTGGCGTGGTGGCTGGTGCTGGCGCACAAGAGCCGCCAAGTGGCGCAAGAAGAGTCCAACCGCCAAAGTCATTTGTTGCTGCAAGAGATCGAGTCGCACCGCCAGACGGATATTGCCCTGCAAGAAGCCAAGCGGGTGGCCGAACAGGCGCGCCTCGCCGCGGAGGCTGCCAACCAGGCCAAGAGCCGCTATATAAGCGCCATTAGCCACGAGCTGCGCACGCCGCTCAACAGCATCCTGGGCTATGCCCAGTTGATGGGGGAGGATGCGGCCATTCCACCCCACCGCAAGCAGGCGGTGAGTGTGATCAAGCGCGGCGGTGAGCACCTGCTTTCGCTGATCGAGGGCACGCTGGATATGGCCCACATCGAGAGCGGCAAGCTCACCCTGAATGTAAAGCCGATGCAGTTTGCCAACGGAATGGCAGAGCTGGCTGGCATGTTTGAGTTACAGGCTGCCGGCAAGGGGCTGCAGTTTCACTTCGAGGTGGTGGGCAATGTGCCCGAGTGGGTGCGGGCCGACGAGAAGCGCCTGCGCCAGATCTGTATCAACCTGCTGGGCAATGCCATCAAGTTCACCGCTGCCGGCAGCGTACGCCTGGTGCTGCGCTATGCCCGCGAGATGGCGCACATAGAGATCCATGACACCGGCCCCGGGATGCGCACCGAAGAGTTGGATCGGATTTTTGAGCCCTTCACCCGGGGCTCCACCGCGGCATCCGGGGTAGCGGTTGCGTCCGGCGGCTCAGGCCTGGGGCTCACGATTGCCAAGATGCTGACCGACCTGATGGGGGGCGAGCTCACCGCCAGCAGCGTGCCCGGTCAGGGCAGTGTCTTCAAAGTGCGCTTGTTTTTGCCGGAGCTGCACATGCCAGCCAGCGCAACCCGCCCGGCAGCCCGCGCCAGCAAAACCCGGCTGGCTTATGCCGGCGCCCGGCGCAAGGTGCTGGTGGTCGACAACGAAGAGGCCGACCGCGAGCTCTTGGTGAGCCTGCTGCAGCCTTTGGGTTTTGATGTGCGTACCGCTGCCAGCGGCCACGACGGACTGGACCTTATGGCGGCCGGACTGCAGCCCGATGTGGTGTTACTCGATCTGGCCATGCCCGGCATTGATGGCTGGGAGACTTTGCGCCGCATCCGCTCCAACCCGGCGCTGGGTGGCAGCCAGCCGCAGGTGGCCATCGTGTCGGCCAATGCGTTTGATCGCGGGCTCGACAACGGCCTGGGCTTGCCGCCCGAGGATTTCATTGTGAAGCCGGTGCGCCACAGCGAGCTGTTGGATTGGCTGGAGCGGCGGCTTGAGTTGGTGTGGATCGATAAGCCCGCGCCTGCAGCCGCCACGGCGGTGATGGATGTGCCGGTGGCAGTTGCCGCTGTGGTGTCCACGCCCGCGCTGCCGGCCGAGGCTGCCCGAGCTTTGCTGGAGGTAGCCCAGCTGGGCTACTACCGCGGCGTGATGAATTTGCTGCAGTCACTGCAGACCCGCTATCCGGCGAGTGCCACCTTCCTGCAACAGCAGGAGGCCTTGGCCCGCCAGTACCAGTTTGAAATGATGTCTGACCAATTGCAAAAGGTGCTCGATGCCTGCTCCGCTGATGAACCCCGCTGA
- the ureA gene encoding urease subunit gamma, with protein sequence MELTPREKDKLMLFTAGLLAERRKARGLKLNYPEAVALISCAVMEGARDGKTVAQLMSEGRAVLTRADVMDGIAEMIPDIQIEATFPDGTKLVTVHQPIV encoded by the coding sequence ATGGAACTGACCCCTCGTGAAAAAGACAAGCTCATGCTGTTTACCGCCGGATTGCTGGCGGAACGCCGCAAAGCCCGTGGCCTCAAACTCAATTACCCCGAGGCAGTCGCCCTGATCAGCTGCGCCGTGATGGAAGGCGCGCGCGACGGCAAAACCGTGGCCCAACTGATGAGCGAAGGCCGCGCCGTGTTGACCCGCGCCGATGTGATGGACGGCATTGCAGAAATGATCCCCGACATCCAGATCGAAGCCACCTTCCCCGACGGCACCAAGCTCGTGACCGTGCACCAGCCGATCGTCTGA
- a CDS encoding HupE/UreJ family protein — protein sequence MSKILKSALLLIAASAISTSASAHIGTELHHHSSFMTGLLHPLGGLDHLLAMLAVGIWSAVSARRAGPALLWGPLAFANMLVLGALLGLQGMGGAVVEPMVAASVLALGLLVLTRQGMNAAASMVLVGGFAVFHGLAHGAELAATGDAVAAVAGMFVTTIALHLSGVALGWSLRAANVWATRATGAAVAASGMALLMQLA from the coding sequence ATGTCCAAAATCCTGAAATCCGCTCTTCTTTTAATAGCTGCCAGCGCAATATCTACCAGCGCTAGCGCCCATATTGGCACTGAATTGCACCACCACAGCAGCTTCATGACCGGCCTGCTGCACCCCTTGGGTGGCTTGGACCACTTGCTGGCCATGCTGGCTGTGGGCATCTGGAGCGCCGTGTCGGCCCGTCGCGCCGGGCCCGCCTTGCTGTGGGGGCCGCTGGCGTTTGCCAACATGCTGGTGCTGGGCGCTCTGCTGGGCCTCCAAGGCATGGGCGGCGCCGTGGTGGAGCCCATGGTGGCTGCGTCCGTGCTGGCGCTGGGTCTACTGGTACTCACACGCCAAGGCATGAATGCCGCAGCCTCCATGGTGTTGGTGGGTGGCTTTGCTGTGTTCCACGGACTGGCCCACGGTGCGGAGTTGGCAGCTACGGGTGACGCGGTTGCGGCAGTGGCCGGCATGTTTGTCACCACCATCGCGCTGCATCTTTCCGGCGTGGCACTGGGCTGGTCCTTGCGTGCTGCCAATGTGTGGGCAACACGCGCCACCGGCGCTGCTGTGGCGGCTTCGGGCATGGCCTTGTTGATGCAATTGGCGTGA
- a CDS encoding urease subunit beta: MIPGELILDDGEHLLNTGRRTVTVVVQNQSDRPIQVGSHYHFAETNGALGFDRAVAQGMRLNIASGSAVRFEPGQQRTVELVEIAGDRMIYGFRGLTQGSL; encoded by the coding sequence ATGATCCCCGGCGAACTCATTCTTGACGACGGCGAACATCTGCTCAACACAGGCCGCCGTACCGTGACGGTGGTGGTGCAGAACCAGTCGGACCGGCCTATCCAGGTGGGTTCCCACTACCACTTTGCAGAGACCAATGGCGCGCTCGGCTTTGACCGTGCGGTGGCGCAAGGCATGCGCCTGAACATCGCATCCGGCTCAGCCGTGCGATTCGAGCCCGGCCAACAACGCACTGTGGAGCTGGTGGAGATTGCCGGCGACCGGATGATTTATGGCTTTCGCGGCCTGACCCAAGGGAGTCTTTGA
- the ureC gene encoding urease subunit alpha has protein sequence MATIGRRAYAEIFGPTTGDRVRLADTGLIIEVEKDYTLAAGSYGEEVKFGGGKTIRDGMAQSQRTRTEGAVDCVLTNALILDHWGIVKADIGLKDGRIAAIGKAGNPDTQPGVDIIIGPGTEIISCEGNIVTAGGIDCHIHFICPQQIEEALSSGVTTMMGGGTGPATGTLATTCTPGPWNIERMLQAADAFPMNLGFFGKGNASLPGALHELINAGVIGLKLHEDWGSTPAAISNCLDVADETEIQVALHSDTLNESGFVENTIEATKGRGLCAFHTEGAGGGHAPDILKVVGQANFLPSSTNPTMPYTQNTLDEHVDMLMVCHHLDAGIAEDLAFAESRIRKETIAAEDILHDMGAISMMSSDSQAMGRVGEVIIRTWQTADKMKSQRGSLPEDSSRNDNFRAKRYVAKYTINPAISHGISHEVGSIEVGKWADLVIYKPAFFGVKPALILKGGFIAHAAMGDPNASIPTPQPVHYRPMFGSFGGALHRGSLTFVSQSGLNAGIKERFGLAKNVAAVKNIRGIRKQHMVHNSYLPTMEIDAQTYSVRADGQLLTCEPALKLPMAQRYFLF, from the coding sequence ATGGCAACCATCGGACGCCGCGCCTACGCGGAAATCTTCGGCCCCACCACTGGCGACCGCGTGCGCCTGGCAGATACCGGCCTGATCATTGAGGTCGAAAAAGACTACACCCTGGCTGCGGGCAGCTATGGCGAAGAGGTCAAGTTCGGCGGCGGCAAAACCATCCGCGACGGCATGGCGCAAAGCCAGCGCACCCGCACAGAAGGTGCCGTGGACTGCGTGCTGACCAACGCCCTCATCCTGGACCACTGGGGCATCGTCAAGGCGGACATCGGACTCAAAGACGGGCGCATTGCGGCCATCGGCAAAGCAGGCAACCCTGACACGCAGCCGGGTGTGGACATCATCATCGGACCGGGTACCGAAATTATCAGCTGCGAGGGCAACATCGTCACCGCGGGCGGCATTGACTGCCATATTCACTTCATCTGCCCGCAGCAGATTGAAGAAGCACTCTCCAGCGGCGTGACCACCATGATGGGTGGCGGCACGGGTCCGGCCACCGGCACCTTGGCCACCACTTGCACGCCAGGCCCCTGGAACATCGAGCGCATGCTGCAAGCGGCTGACGCCTTCCCCATGAACCTCGGCTTTTTTGGTAAGGGCAACGCCAGCCTGCCCGGCGCACTGCATGAGCTAATCAACGCCGGTGTGATTGGCCTCAAGCTGCATGAGGACTGGGGCAGCACGCCCGCTGCCATCAGCAACTGTCTGGATGTGGCTGACGAAACTGAGATTCAAGTGGCCCTGCACTCGGACACGCTCAACGAATCCGGCTTTGTGGAAAACACCATCGAAGCCACCAAGGGCCGTGGCCTGTGCGCCTTCCACACCGAAGGCGCAGGCGGCGGCCACGCCCCCGACATCTTGAAGGTGGTGGGCCAGGCGAACTTTTTGCCCAGCTCCACCAACCCCACCATGCCCTACACCCAGAACACTCTGGACGAGCATGTGGACATGCTGATGGTCTGCCACCACCTGGACGCGGGCATTGCCGAAGACCTGGCCTTTGCCGAAAGCCGCATCCGCAAGGAAACCATTGCGGCCGAAGACATCCTGCACGACATGGGCGCGATTTCCATGATGAGCAGCGACAGCCAGGCCATGGGCCGTGTGGGCGAAGTCATCATCCGCACCTGGCAGACGGCCGACAAGATGAAGTCGCAACGGGGCTCGCTCCCAGAGGATTCGTCAAGGAACGACAACTTCCGCGCCAAGCGCTATGTCGCCAAGTACACCATCAACCCTGCGATTTCGCACGGCATCAGCCACGAAGTGGGCAGCATCGAAGTCGGCAAGTGGGCCGACCTGGTGATCTACAAACCCGCTTTCTTTGGTGTGAAACCCGCGCTGATTTTGAAGGGCGGATTCATTGCCCACGCCGCCATGGGCGACCCGAATGCGTCCATCCCCACACCGCAGCCGGTGCACTACCGCCCCATGTTCGGCAGCTTCGGTGGCGCGCTGCATCGCGGCTCGCTGACCTTTGTGTCGCAATCGGGTTTGAACGCCGGCATCAAGGAACGCTTTGGTCTCGCCAAAAACGTGGCCGCGGTCAAAAACATCCGCGGCATACGCAAGCAGCACATGGTCCACAACAGCTACCTGCCCACCATGGAAATCGACGCGCAAACCTACAGCGTGCGCGCCGACGGCCAGCTGCTGACCTGCGAGCCGGCGCTTAAGCTGCCCATGGCACAGCGCTACTTTTTGTTTTGA